In Pseudorasbora parva isolate DD20220531a chromosome 1, ASM2467924v1, whole genome shotgun sequence, the DNA window gtggtaattaacacaattcaaatgattagttaatataatatgttattaaggaattaatatattatgacatatttaattgataacaatttaataattacttaatctattaatcatgatgaatgtgcattagttgctgatgcagtaatcattaataaatggattGGTTCACCATTAGTCATACATTAACTCACGATTATCTGTgaattagttaagcatgaattaatgcataatAGTGCACCCgttttgtaaagtgttaccagaacTTCTGTAGATATATGACAGAAATACAGTCAAACTTTAGTCCATTAATGATCTAACACTGTATATTGCAACCATATAGACAATGAGCAACTTTCTTTTAACAGAGGATTTTGCTATGAAAATTGAGttggtaataaaaataaatctaagGATAAGGATGTTCTAGGAAATTCATATTAACCATCATAGAACAGAAAACGTGATAGCTTTGAAGCAGCCTCCACTGGACCACTAGAGATGCACCCaaataaattagaaataaaCCTGCAGTGATTGTAGAGCATCTGTCTCTTCTGCTCCAGCTGTAGGATCCGCTCCTGTCCTGTTTCCACAGCCTCTGGATGATGGCCGTATGAACATCAGCTGTAGATCCAGCGGCTGGTACCCAGAGCCGAACATCACCTGGATGTCAGATGAGCAAAAGGTTCTCCATCCTGGAGGAACATCTGGCAGTCGTGGAGCAGATGAGATGTTCTCTGTCCACAGCTGGACGGCCGTCTCTCGCTCGGACGCTCAACTGGTCTCCTGCTCAATGGCTCTCAAGACTGGAGAGTTTAGAGAGGGAAGATTAAACATACAAGCCATCATCTCTTCAGGTCAGAGCACAACTCAGAACATTTGTAGATAACTGAACAAAGGCTAGACAGTTTTTTGGGATTTACAACCGCAAATGTcccgttcacacacacagaacataACCTGAAATGGACTGACAACCATATTCTGGTACTGCGTGAACATGGCCAAAGTGCACACCAGATGCATATTTAATTGACATCTAACTTCGCCAAGTGAGAGTGAAACACAGGGCTTGGATAGGCAAGAGTAAATGAGACAATAAGACACAGGTGGAAGTAATCAGATCATGATTAGTCAGGCAATGggttatgggtaatgtagttgaTGATGAGATAGCACAGGAGACTGAAGGAGACGCCCTCTGGTGGCGATCATGGGCACTCCAGCTATTGTTCTGCCTAATCACTGTATTTGATTGATATATGTTGAAGGTGTTTCTCTTCCTCAGACTCATCAGACCCATGGAAGGCTCCTTTCTTCATCATTCTTCTCCTTTGTGCTCTTCTGGGTTTGGTTGGGCTGATCCTCTACAAATACAGACACAAACTAACAGGTACAGTCTGCTTAGTCTTCAGAAGGTTTTTATGCAGGCATTCATGCTTATATGttgatattttattaaatctttCTTTCAGGGAAGAAAATGGTTAGACGGTagaaatttgtttattaaactgCACATATTGCCAAAACCACATGAATTTACTTTAACAgctaaatgaaaattatgtacaaaaaaaaacattaataattaaATCTTCAAAATGAAATGCTTTCTTATTCTAAACAATGAATCTCCGCAGAGACCAACAGAAGAAGGTATCTGAAGAAGATTAACCgttaatattaatatctgaAGCGATCCACTAAACACCCACATAAACGCTCAAGTGCACGTCGTAGCAGAAATCTTTACCAGAACATAATGTGAATACAGTCCAAACTATAACTTTAATCTGGGAAACTGACAGTGTGTCCTCCTTTCTCTCCCGCTTCGCTCTACACTCAAACTGATTAAAGACAAAAACAAACCGATAAAATATCAGTGCTGCTCCTGAAGATCTGCTCATCTCAGAAGTTCCTCTCCAGCCCTGATCTTCATGAAAACTGGAtgtgtgtatgatgtgtgtgCGGTGTGTGTATGGTGTGtgtgcggtgtgtgtgtgtatggtgtGTGTATGGTGTCTGtacggtgtgtgtgtatggagcTGGAGCTGAACTCTGACCTGTGAAATCTTCTGAAGAATTCACAACCTCAGCAAACACTGATCGCTTTTACTTTCTTATTATTGATAATCCAGAACATCATATACCAGATTAATCCACACAGAGACATTGGGGACTTTTAGAATTTTATAACATATGTGACCCCTCAcggaaaccagggacacaagtcggcagcACAACTTTCGCGCAAAATGCGaaagaagcattttttttgcaaattttgtgattttcgtttttttgcagaatctgttagttgagATCACGAAGAAGCCTCTCCGTTTTTGAGAAAGCAGTATTGGTGTATTTAAAAGCgtacattttgaggttgaaatcggCTTGTTTTCTGAGATTCTAGCAAGCAGTAGGGGCGTGtcattgtctgtgtgtatttccatacGGGATAAGCAggcttttgtttcttttgttattGTACCCGCCCTCCGAGGGAAGCGTGGCTACTTATTATGCATCGCTCTGGCCGGCTCTAGCTGATATCAAAATTCAATGAAGATGGACGCCGCAAAGATGATCGCAGACGGGCCGTTACACCGAAAATGTTTCATTGTACTTCTTCGACAAGCCGGATGCTTATGAATAAGCGCTCACAGATTGTGAAGACGATCAGAGCGACGATGAAAGCGCCATAATAAGACTGCGCCATAATAGGGGATAATTCccctaatctacaactgagTGAAGATGAAGACGAGGAAGAATGTATCAGACTGGCGTCAGACGAGTTGGACCGTAAGATATCAGAGGCTATATCGATGGTAACATTTGATGGGGATAAAGACAGCGAAATGGGGAAAATCCGTAACTTTGACTGTAAATGCTACAGGAGGAGAAAAGAGAACTCTCTGCATGGGAGATAGTCCTGTAGACATAAGCTTTCTCCAGACATTATGTACAACATACGGCTGGATTCTTTAGCTGCgtaaaaagagtggcaggacatgcaaattattggacatttaGAGGCAAACAGACGCACAGCGCAAACTTCGGAGATGGTTACATCCACAAAGAAGACCCCGACAAAGAGAAAGTGTGCCCGAGCGacttatttcattggaggcaTCGAGATCTGCAAGAATACTGTTCTGTTTCTTATGTGGTGAGTTTCATTCTAAGAACATGTAGCCTACGCGTTATCTCATGTTTAGTccatgtttagaccttcccatatCTACCTATTGTTATTAGCTAGCTCagttttaattgtaattgttagcatcgtatcacttgccaaaaaccgccattactataatgggcttttagatggtaatgACATCTGCTattaatttgaataatgcttCAATTGCTTGAATTGACTGGTgtgagaacaggtgagaactgcaaaactttacaggctgttttctctcgtttacacttttctaaaggcctacattcagatggccacaacttctccagatattatcagatttccatgtgttacaTATTGTTGTAAAGCTTGGAGACTATATTTTCTgaatctgtgaataactcaaaatgccccagaactgacttgtgtccctactttccgtgactggacacatatttaataaataattttatcaGCATAAAGAGCATCTTCTGTTTGTGTGGAAGCaacaaaataatgacagtgttttTCTAAAATATAACTTCATTATGGGGAATTGACAATGTATTAAAGTTGTTCAAACTATTAATTCCTCTTAAATATTGATGATAACTTCAGATGTTCTCAGTTACAGCTGTATATTTCTTTCTCTAAAGTCTTTCTTTCTCTAATTGTTTGTCATTTTAGTTGAGGGAGACACAAATATAGAAGAACTGAGGAAACATGCAGGTATGATCCTCTCAGTTATAAATGCATTTCATCATCTTCAGTCATTTATGCACAtacactcccctaaaggattattaggaacacacactaatactgtgtttgacccctttcgccttcagaactgccttaattgtccgtggcattgatcaacaagctgctgaaagcattctttagaaatgtcggcccatattgataggagagcatcttgcagttgatggagatttgtgggatgcacatccagggcacgaagctcccgttccaccacatcccaaagatgctctattgggttgagatctggggactgtggcggccattttagttcagtcaactcattggcatgttcaagaaaccaatttgaaatgattggagctttgtgacatggtgcattatcctgctggaagtagccatcagaggatgggctcatggtggtcataaagggatggacatggtcagaaacaatgctcaggtaggccgtggcatttaaacgatgcccaattggcactaaggggcctaaagcgtgccaagaaaacatcccccacaccattacaccaccaccaccagcctgcacagtgggaacaaggcatgatggatccatgttctcattctgtttacgccaaattctgactctaccatctgaacgtctcaacagaaatcgggtcttctgctgttgtagcccatccgcctcaaggttgtgtgtgttgtggcttcacaaatgctttgctgcatacctcggttgtaacgagtggttatttcagtcaaagttgctcttctatcagcttgaatcagtcggcccattctcctctgacctcgagcatcaacaaggcattttctcccacaggactgttgcacactggatgctcttcccttttcacaccattctttgtaaaccctagaaatggttgtgtgtgtaaatcctagtaactgagcagattgtgaaatactcagagcggcccgtctggcaccaacaaccatgccacgctcaaaacggcttaaatcacctttctttcccattctgacattcagtttggagatcaggagattgtcttgaccaggaccacacccctaaatgcattgaagaactgccatgtgattggttgattagataattggattaatgagaaattgaacaggtgttcctaataatcctttaggtgagtgtatgtgtaaATATTGCACACACATGAGGATTAATACTACTtgatatatgtatttttttctcagttCAGATCACTATTGACCGTGACCGTTCACATCCATGTCTGACGGTCTGTAAGGACAGTAAAACAGTGACAGACTCTCCAGAATATAATCACACTAGAAAGGGATTTCCATATGAATTATATGCATCTGGAGCTCAAACATTCACATCTGGACGTCACTATTGGGAGGTTTCATTGGTACAAGAAAAAACACCTCCTAAAGACTTCTGGATGATTGGTGTGGCGAAACATACAAACTTTCATTTAAAAGACAGATCTGCTTTTACTCCATCAAACGGTTTCTGGTTCTTGTGTTCAGACGGTCCTAAAGGCTTTCACACCAACACTGATCCACCAGTTAAACTCTCACTGACGCCGAGACCTGAACGACTGGGAGTTCTGTTAGATTATGATGACGGTCAGCTGTCATTTTACAATGTCAAAGAGAGGAAACATCTGCTGACCATGAGCTCCAGATTCACTGGGTCAGTCGCTCCGCTCTTTAATCCAGGAGTAGGTGATCAGAGTCAGATTAAAATTATAGATTGTCCAAAACCTGTAGAATCTCCTGAAGAGTCCAGTCAACCTTTACTGACCAATCCAGGAGCAGGTGATCAGAGTCCGAATACAATTATAGATTGTCCAGAACCTGTAGAATCTCCTGTAGAGTCCAGTCAACCTTTACTGGGAAACAGCTCAGAAACCTCACCGACCGATCCAGCCCAGTCAACCTTTACTGACGCTTGACTGACCAATCCAGAGTTTAGACAGAATGGAGCTCAGAGATGGACACAGATGGCTTTCCTGCTCATGCCAAAGACTCCTGGAATTGTAAACTCAAACTCGGGAACAAATCTCTTTCTCGTTTAGGATCAAGGGGCCCAACACATGATACTCAGAAATATTTGTTACTTTTTACGGTATTGAGAAATATTATGTGTAGAATGTTTGATATATATAATgtccagtgatgccagtaacacgttactctaatctgactactttttccCAGTAAcaagtaatctaacgcgttactatttccaaaccagtaatcaaattaaagttacttatccaagtcactgtgagttactattttagtcattttccttagtaaaaaccaacagcttatcaaaattctcagcccgagtccggctggagccgtgtttttttttttttttttttttttttttttttttttacattgttgcagccattaaaatagttcagttttgtttttaatgtcaaagtagtttaaaaaatctaatttttttttcaatttttcacaatctaaaaaaaaaaaaaaaaaaaaaaagtacatgcaggttgtcttatagcctaccttacacttcagcaaaattaatataaatccgatcttcaattcccgcggtatatgctcatttaatggagttcacatcaaagcaaaagattccagcattttattcagcagcccatttcaaattcaaagatcgcaatatgagagagagcgacctaagcactggtcaGATCATTCGTCTCATTAATTTATactgaagatgattgtgttttgtgtgacttattttaaagtttcatttatggccatatgcgttggctagctttactcatttgcagcgatgtagcagtagcaccgtcatatctatctgactacaccataacacgctctcacacatttattttttaattatttgccaggagtaaaatttacacatgcagtttaaacaaccagatacatttacatttgtccggtttcgtcttaaatgctttcatgcaccttctgaattggtttgtttgagtgatcggaattaaatatGTCTCGAAAGACTCctggaaggcatttaggcctaacgttactcctggtcatttcgcaatcagatagataggcctacctggtcagagaaaacgaatgaaggaaccagttgtaaaaggccataactctagcagctgcactgaagaaacggactctttaaccctgcgcgagccatatcttgacagtggcgcaagctatcatggtctcatgttgtttccaccagcacatctcattgttcattttaattattaaaataaatataaaactaaggagaagcctaaaaaaaggagcgtaaaaaagtcggggccgtcagggtcgggcataaatgcaataaagtgtgttgccaaaaacggtcgtcatttctattttgaggcggccggggtgttgttggcaactgctgaatgtaactaataaagtaacttgtaatctaacttagttacttttaaaattaagtaacctgtaaagtaactaagttactttttaaaggaataatcagtaatcagtaatcagattactttttcaaagtaactgtggcaacactgataATGTCTAATGGTGCCTTGAACAAATCATTTTGATATTCATCAGATGATCGTTGTACTCTGGACTCCTACTTTCCATTTATAAAACACTGTAACTGATCAGTGAACTGCGCGTTGATTCATGTTTgtgttaatttaataaaaacacaatGATCACAACGGAGCGGTGAGTTCTTGTTTATCATTGGACTGGATGTTCCTGTAGATGGTGCTCTCTCTGCTTTCTGTGCCTTTCTGCAGCTGCAAATAAGAGACACAATCAGGTAATATCAACATAAATGATATACTAtgtgtcacgtcacagacaagggaaaatggtgcgaggactcatgtgcaggagaatgataatttatttacaaaaacaaaacataaactcaaaacaacaacccacgagggggaaaaacacataatagaataataaaaatacaaactaaaacaaaccaacagaatcacggggaggacggaagacgcagacatacacaaagatccaacacagactgacaaacacaaggagcttataaagggaagaaatcaagagggaacaggtgggagaaatcaaacactaatcagataacaaggggggagggatcagacaattacatgagCACATGCTCAGAATGACAAAATCCACATGTGCACagaagacaggacaggcatgtgacactacCCCCTaccggctaccagacgctccactagggacgggagagACAGGCCAGGGAGGGACGGAAGGGACAGGCCTgagagggacgggagggacagaccagggagggacgggacggacagaccagggcgggacgggagggacagaccagggcgggacagaccagggtgggacgggagggacagaccagggcgggaagggagggacagaccagggcgggaatggagggacagaccagggcgggacgggagggacagaccagggcgggacgggagggacagaccagggcgggacgggagggacagactagggcgggagggacagaccagggcgggagggacagaccagggcgggagggacagaccagggcgggacgcgagggacagaccaggggggcacgggagggacagaccaggcgggcccgggagggacagaccaggggggcacggaagggacagaccaggggggcacgggagggacagaccaggggggcccgggagggacagaccaggggggcacgggagggacagaccaggggggcacgggagcgacagaccaggggggcccgggagggacagaccaggggggcccgggagggacagagcagggcgcctcagcggcgcagggagagcagggcgcctcagcggcgcagggagagcagggcgcctcagcggcgcacggagagcaggacgcctcagcggcgcacggagagcaggacgcctcagtgagcccaggcagagcaggacgtctcagtGGCGCGGGCCGAGGAGGACGCCTCaacggcgcaggcagagcaggaagcctcagcggcgcacggagagcaggacgcctcagcggcgcgggccGAGGAGGACGTCTCAGTGGCGCGGGCCGAggaggacgcctcagcggcgcagggagagcaggacgcctcagcggcgcacggagagcaggacgcctcagcggcgcacggagagcaggacgcctcagcggcgcacggagagcaggacgcctcggcggtgcacggagagcaggacgcctcggtggcgcaggcagagcaggacgtctcagtGGCGCGGGCCGAGGAGGACGCCTCAACGgcacaggcagagcagggcgcctgggaggcgcggtgagagctggacgcctagGAGGCGCGGGGAGAGCTGGACggctgggaggcgcggtgagagcaggatgccttagaggcgcggtgagagccggACACCTGGGAGGTGTGGTGAGAACAGGGCGCCTGGGAGGCATCTCCTGCCCAGCGGCGTCCACCGGAACAGAGTCCACCGGCAAAGGGACaaccagaacacgatccaccggcacagggaccaccggaacatgatccaccggcacagggaccaccggaccatgatccaccggcacagggacacccggaacacgatccgccagcattgggaccaccggaacacgatccgcccgCACTGGGACCACCTgaatacgatccgccagcattgggaccaccggagggagacttccttctcctcctcagtttcaggaccactggaacatGTCCTGTCCCATCaggagagacagagacagagatcCGCCGGTACTGGAACAACCGTAATACGATCCGCCGGAATCGGGagcaccggaacacgatccgccggtactgggatCACCGGcatacgatccgccggcactgggaccaccggcacagggaccactggaactgggaccacaagaacaggcacggagggagcctTCCTTTTCCTCCTCCTCTTAGAGACCACCGGAGCTTGGGCCACTGGAACTGGGGCCACCGGAACAGGAACCCCTGGAGCTATCTAGCCCCTGGTCCTAGAGGGACTGGAGTCCAGCTGTTCCACAAACTCCCAAAAGTCCGGGGTTCCCATTCTTGCACCTCAATAAGGAATTGGCAGGCGAACTCTCTTACACCCGCCCCCTGTTGGCGGATGTATTTAGAGTTCACCTGCTGCATCACCTGTACGTGCCTGCTTAGCTCCATAGTCCaaagagcaaacaaacaaaacaaaaacaaaaacaaacaattgtttgAATTGTTTTGAATTGTCCTCTTGCTGAATCCtctatggttggatccttctgtcacgtcacagacaagggaaaatggtgcgaggactcatgtgcaggagaatgataatttatttacaaaaacaaaacataaactcaaaacaacaacccacgagggggaaaaacacataatagaataataaaaatacaaactaaaacaaaccaacagaatcacggggaggacggaagacgcagacatacacaaagatccaacacagactgacaaacacaaggagcttataaagggaagaaatcaagagggaacaggtgggagaaatcaaacactaatcagataacaagggggagggatcagacaattacataagcacatgctcagaatgacaaaacccacatgtgcacacaagacaggacaggcatgtgacactatGACACTCATAACAACATAaaagcaagtgtgtgtgtgtgtgtgtggggggggggggtgttgctctgggtttgggctaaaATCAGACCCCTGGACAGcatgccaaatacgcataaaatatgcattatctttactctatttaatttgatgtaagtgatAACTTTTTTTCAGGCTTGGAAATGAAGGTACACAATATTGTCAAAAGTATTACAGCAATGTAattcccagagcggggtcagcgtatgctgagggtcacaatgcgcagaagtctccaactttctgcagagtcaacagctccagacctccagacttctgtggccttcagatgagctcaagaacagcggagagagcttcatggaatgggtttccatggccgagcagctcatccaagccttacatcaccaagagcaatgcaaagtgtgGGTGTACAGTTTGGTGGatgggggattatggggtggggttgtttttcaggggttggccccttagttccagtgaaaggaactcttaatgcttcaccaagacattttggacaatttcacgctcctgactttgtgggatcagtttgtggacggccccttcctgtcccagcatgactgcgctccagtgcacaaagcgtcgctccataaagacatggatgaggagtttggtgtggaggaactggactggcctgcacagagtcctgagctcaacccgatagaacagctttgggatgaattagagcggagactgagagccaggccttctcgtccaacatcagtgcctgacctcacaaatgagcttctagaagaatgggcaaaaatccccacaaacacactcctaaaccttgaggaaagccttcccagaagagctggagctgttagagctgcaatgATACTTACTAGTGATGCTTACATTTTTCGAGTATAAAATGAACAGTGTTCTCCAAAGGTTAGATCTTCGAGCAGCTGAAAGACGTCTCTGAGCAGACATTGCAAACACTGAGGGAAACCGCTGTGGAGTTACTGATGCTATGAGCCGTTACCTGTCACTCATAGTTTTTCTGTTGTATCTTTAACAATGATCAATCATAATGATAAAAGCAAATACAGCTTTGCTGTATTATATACATAGTTGTTCATAAGCCTGAGGGATGAAACAGGAGTGACATTTAACAAGAACAAGAGGAAAATATAAAGGAGATTTAGGCCAGTTTTGCCTGACAATGTGACTGTAAGGCAGcgctgattattattattattatatccatccatccatcatcttccgcttatccggggccgggtcgcgggggcaacagtctaagcagagacgcccagacttccttctctctggccacttcctccagctcctccgggggtaccccgaggcgttcccaggccagcctggagacataatccctccagcgtgtcctgggtcttccccggggcctcctcccggtgggatgtgcccggaacacctccctgggaaggcgtccaggaggcatccgaaatagatgcccgagccacctcagctggctcctctcgatgtgaaggagcaacggctctactctgagctcctcccgagtgaccgagcttctcaccctatctctaagggagcgcccagccaccctgcggagaaagctcatttcagccgcctgtatccgggatcttgtcctttcggtcatgacccacagctcattaccataggtgagagtaggaacgtagattgaccggtaaattgagagctttgccttacggctcagctccttcttcaccacaacagaccggtacatcgcccgcattactgcagatgatgcaccgatccgtctgtcaatctcccgttccatccttccctcactcgtgaacaagaccccaagatacttaaactcctccacttgaggcaagaactctccaccaacctgaagtgagcaagctacccttttccgactgagaaccatggcctcggacttggaggtgctgattctcatccccgccgcttcacactcggctgcaaaccgtcccagtgcatgttgaaggtcccggtctgaggttgccaacacgacaacatcatctgcaaagagcagcgatgaaatcgcgtggtccccaaaccggacactctccggcccttggctgcgtctagaaattctgtccataaaaattatgaacagaaccggtgacaaagggcagccctgccGGAGACCAACATG includes these proteins:
- the LOC137082223 gene encoding butyrophilin-like protein 8, which produces MMSIITFALLMNLLIETSESFSVVVPGDQIVAHVGSTVTLPCWISPPENAEALEIRWYRHDQFSNPVLFYQDGKIQDLQEESFRNRSSLTLRSDLSGGLKDGDISLRLEKLRIQDEGSIHCYVSGDSIYGSQGMVLKVTAVGSAPVLFPQPLDDGRMNISCRSSGWYPEPNITWMSDEQKVLHPGGTSGSRGADEMFSVHSWTAVSRSDAQLVSCSMALKTGEFREGRLNIQAIISSDSSDPWKAPFFIILLLCALLGLVGLILYKYRHKLTGTVCLVFRREENVEGDTNIEELRKHAVQITIDRDRSHPCLTVCKDSKTVTDSPEYNHTRKGFPYELYASGAQTFTSGRHYWEVSLVQEKTPPKDFWMIGVAKHTNFHLKDRSAFTPSNGFWFLCSDGPKGFHTNTDPPVKLSLTPRPERLGVLLDYDDGQLSFYNVKERKHLLTMSSRFTGSVAPLFNPGVGDQSQIKIIDCPKPVESPEESSQPLLTNPGAGDQSPNTIIDCPEPVESPVESSQPLLGNSSETSPTDPAQSTFTDA